Proteins encoded in a region of the Myxococcota bacterium genome:
- a CDS encoding MAPEG family protein: LPWARGESMKREQRIVAIGAASGVLGMALAVAWLTRVLPSPSIPDDLADRLGYALRANVFAIVPFFVMLVTVGNSRFLSAAIDPMRHAESRSMEIDGRVADNTLQQSFVFAIASLGLCTVVPLGHLQVVWACATVFVAARALFWLGYRIDPLYRAPGMSATAYMNLGMIVYVLWRTVASA; the protein is encoded by the coding sequence CTACCTTGGGCTCGAGGTGAGTCCATGAAGAGAGAGCAGAGGATCGTCGCGATCGGCGCGGCCAGTGGCGTCCTGGGCATGGCGCTCGCGGTGGCGTGGCTCACGCGTGTCTTGCCGTCGCCCTCGATTCCCGACGACCTGGCCGACCGGCTGGGCTACGCGCTGCGCGCCAACGTGTTCGCGATCGTGCCGTTCTTCGTCATGCTCGTGACCGTGGGCAACTCGCGCTTCCTCAGCGCCGCGATCGACCCCATGCGCCACGCGGAGAGCCGCTCGATGGAGATCGACGGGCGCGTGGCCGACAACACGCTGCAGCAGAGCTTCGTGTTCGCGATCGCGTCACTCGGTCTCTGCACCGTCGTTCCACTGGGGCATCTGCAGGTGGTGTGGGCCTGCGCGACCGTGTTCGTGGCGGCGCGCGCGCTGTTCTGGCTGGGCTACCGCATCGACCCGCTCTACCGCGCGCCGGGCATGTCCGCGACCGCCTACATGAACCTCGGCATGATCGTCTACGTGTTGTGGCGCACGGTGGCGAGCGCGTGA